A genome region from Chryseobacterium sp. G0186 includes the following:
- a CDS encoding O-acetyl-ADP-ribose deacetylase encodes MKIEIIKGDITKIHADAIINAANSSLLGGGGVDGAIHRAGGPQILEECMKIRNRQGKCDTGKAVATTAGNLPAEYVIHTVGPFWNDDEEKCSKLLSDCYKNSLKLAESLGAKTIAFPNISTGIYRFPKELAGKIAVAEVKKFQSEIIEKIIFVCFDDENEMIYKKLLD; translated from the coding sequence ATGAAAATTGAAATAATAAAAGGAGATATTACAAAGATTCATGCAGATGCCATTATAAATGCAGCCAATTCATCCTTGTTGGGTGGAGGCGGTGTTGATGGAGCAATACACCGTGCTGGTGGGCCACAGATTTTGGAGGAATGCATGAAGATAAGAAACAGACAAGGAAAATGTGATACAGGAAAAGCAGTGGCAACCACAGCAGGCAACCTTCCTGCAGAATATGTTATTCACACAGTCGGGCCGTTTTGGAATGATGATGAGGAGAAATGCTCAAAGCTATTGTCAGATTGTTATAAAAATTCTCTAAAGCTTGCAGAGAGTCTTGGCGCGAAAACCATTGCTTTTCCTAATATCAGTACAGGTATTTATCGATTTCCCAAAGAATTAGCCGGAAAAATTGCTGTAGCTGAGGTCAAAAAATTTCAATCAGAAATCATTGAAAAAATTATTTTTGTCTGTTTTGATGATGAAAATGAAATGATTTACAAAAAACTATTAGATTAA
- a CDS encoding adenylosuccinate synthetase: MMKKAQIVIGLGFGDEGKGITTDFLAQQNPDSVVIRFSGGQQAAHTVMIDEKKHVHSSFASGALRGLPSYFSEHCTIHPQFLLNEREELNAKNGNTELHIHPLAKITTPFDVWQNRTNAKNLEHGTCGKGIGATMKRHETPYKLFAVDLIAPREMFIEKLKGIAYYYGFMETEEIETLLKPFLEAIDQIDWKIDDYTYLKSFDNLIFEGSQGILLDMDHGVFPNVTYAHTTSKNACEICKCLKIEEIEMYYVTRSYATRHGNGWMSNEREIFLKNNEEETCTFNEYQKELRLGEIDYDLLNYALKLDHAYVSSVKKNLVVTCLDQIKEEFKTENLKTEFDTVYGSYSPYSKDFKKLF; the protein is encoded by the coding sequence ATGATGAAAAAGGCACAAATAGTTATAGGATTAGGTTTCGGGGATGAAGGAAAAGGAATTACAACCGATTTTTTAGCTCAACAAAACCCGGATTCTGTGGTAATCAGATTTTCAGGAGGACAGCAGGCAGCTCATACGGTAATGATTGATGAAAAAAAACATGTTCATTCCAGTTTTGCAAGCGGAGCACTTCGGGGATTGCCTTCTTACTTTTCAGAACACTGTACGATTCATCCTCAATTTTTACTGAATGAAAGGGAAGAATTAAATGCTAAAAATGGAAATACAGAACTCCATATTCACCCGCTGGCTAAAATCACTACGCCTTTTGATGTTTGGCAAAACAGAACCAATGCTAAAAATCTGGAACATGGAACCTGCGGAAAAGGAATAGGTGCTACCATGAAAAGACATGAAACCCCCTATAAACTATTTGCCGTTGATCTGATTGCTCCAAGGGAAATGTTCATAGAAAAGCTGAAAGGAATTGCTTATTACTATGGTTTTATGGAGACAGAAGAGATAGAAACACTGTTGAAGCCTTTTTTAGAAGCCATTGATCAGATCGACTGGAAAATTGATGACTATACCTATCTGAAATCATTTGATAATCTTATTTTTGAGGGAAGTCAGGGAATTTTACTGGATATGGATCACGGAGTTTTTCCCAATGTAACGTATGCTCATACCACCTCAAAAAATGCCTGTGAGATCTGTAAATGTCTTAAGATTGAAGAAATAGAAATGTACTATGTAACCAGAAGCTATGCAACGCGTCATGGGAATGGCTGGATGAGCAATGAGAGAGAAATCTTTTTAAAGAATAATGAAGAGGAAACCTGTACCTTTAATGAATACCAAAAGGAACTTCGGTTAGGAGAAATAGACTATGATCTATTGAACTATGCCTTGAAACTGGATCATGCCTACGTTTCCTCAGTCAAGAAGAACCTGGTGGTGACCTGTTTGGATCAGATCAAAGAAGAATTTAAAACAGAGAATCTGAAAACGGAATTTGATACTGTGTATGGATCATATTCTCCTTATTCAAAGGATTTTAAAAAGCTTTTTTGA